In the Bacteroidales bacterium genome, one interval contains:
- the rplP gene encoding 50S ribosomal protein L16, giving the protein MLQPKKTKYRRQQKGRMKGNAQKGNTLAFGSFGIKALKQAWITQRQIEAARQAVTRHMKREGQIWIRIFPDKPITKKPAEVRMGKGKGAPEGFVAPVTPGRILIEVEGVPYDVAREALRLGAQKLPIVTKFVVRRDYVETTN; this is encoded by the coding sequence ATGTTACAGCCAAAGAAAACAAAGTACAGAAGGCAGCAGAAAGGACGGATGAAGGGGAATGCCCAGAAGGGAAATACCCTTGCATTTGGCTCATTTGGAATAAAGGCACTGAAGCAGGCATGGATTACCCAGCGTCAGATTGAAGCTGCCCGCCAGGCGGTTACCCGTCATATGAAACGTGAAGGGCAAATCTGGATCAGGATATTCCCGGATAAGCCTATAACCAAGAAACCGGCTGAAGTTCGTATGGGTAAAGGAAAGGGAGCTCCTGAAGGGTTTGTCGCTCCGGTCACTCCTGGTCGCATTCTCATCGAAGTTGAAGGAGTACCTTATGATGTTGCCCGGGAAGCTCTGCGCCTCGGAGCACAGAAACTGCCTATCGTAACCAAGTTTGTGGTACGGCGGGATTATGTTGAAACCACCAATTGA
- the rplW gene encoding 50S ribosomal protein L23, producing the protein MDILIRPIVTEKMTHQGETMQRYGFIVDKRANKLQIKKAVEALYNVTVQEVNTMRYRGKNKTRYTKSGVIEGRTSSFKKAIITLKEGETIDFYSNI; encoded by the coding sequence ATGGATATCCTTATTCGTCCGATAGTGACAGAAAAAATGACCCACCAGGGAGAAACCATGCAGAGGTATGGTTTCATCGTTGACAAAAGAGCCAACAAACTGCAGATAAAGAAAGCAGTGGAGGCTTTGTACAACGTAACGGTGCAGGAAGTGAATACGATGCGGTATCGTGGAAAGAACAAAACACGGTACACGAAATCAGGAGTAATTGAGGGGCGTACGAGTTCGTTCAAGAAAGCGATCATTACCCTCAAGGAAGGAGAAACGATTGATTTTTACAGCAATATCTGA
- the rplV gene encoding 50S ribosomal protein L22, whose amino-acid sequence MGARKRESAEKRKEEMKDVARAVLRNCPSSPRKMRYVIDMIRGLEVNKALDILHYSNKQPARVVEKLLKSAISNWQSKNEGLRIEDTTLYIREVFVDQGRTLKRIQPAPQGRAYRVRKRSNHVTLILDHTQPVTSEVQTN is encoded by the coding sequence ATGGGTGCACGTAAACGTGAAAGCGCTGAAAAGCGTAAGGAAGAGATGAAAGATGTTGCCAGGGCTGTTCTGCGCAACTGTCCTTCTTCTCCCCGTAAAATGAGGTATGTTATCGACATGATCCGGGGACTCGAAGTCAACAAAGCTCTTGATATTCTGCATTACAGCAACAAACAGCCGGCCCGGGTTGTGGAAAAGCTCCTCAAATCGGCTATTTCAAACTGGCAAAGCAAAAACGAAGGGCTGCGTATTGAAGATACCACTTTGTATATCCGTGAAGTATTCGTGGATCAGGGGCGCACCCTCAAGCGGATTCAGCCGGCTCCCCAGGGCCGTGCCTACCGGGTGAGGAAACGTTCCAACCACGTTACCCTGATCCTGGATCATACCCAGCCTGTAACTAGCGAAGTTCAAACAAATTAA
- the rpsJ gene encoding 30S ribosomal protein S10 has protein sequence MSQKIRIKLKSYDHNLVDKSAEKIVKTVKSTGAVVSGPIPLPTQRKIFTVNRSPFVNKKSREQFQLPSFKRLLDIYSSTPKTIDALMKLELPSGVEVEIKV, from the coding sequence ATGAGTCAGAAGATTCGCATTAAACTGAAATCATACGATCATAATCTGGTTGATAAGTCAGCCGAGAAGATCGTAAAAACAGTAAAATCTACGGGAGCTGTGGTAAGCGGACCTATTCCGCTTCCTACACAAAGGAAGATTTTTACGGTAAACCGTTCTCCCTTTGTCAATAAAAAGTCAAGGGAACAGTTTCAGCTTCCTTCCTTTAAGAGATTGCTTGATATTTACAGCTCCACTCCAAAGACAATTGATGCCCTCATGAAGCTGGAACTGCCCAGCGGAGTGGAAGTGGAAATTAAAGTGTGA
- the rpsG gene encoding 30S ribosomal protein S7 — protein sequence MRKAKPKKRILLPDPKYNDVLVTRFVNNLMMRGKKSVAFKIFYDAIDEVGEKMKDTGKTPLEIWKKALENITPQVEVKSRRVGGATFQVPVEVRPDRKISLSIKNMIEFARKRGGKSMKEKLAAEIIAAYNEEGGAFKRKEDMHKMAEANKAFAHFRF from the coding sequence ATGAGAAAAGCAAAACCAAAAAAACGGATTTTGTTGCCCGACCCGAAGTACAACGACGTGTTGGTTACAAGATTTGTCAATAACCTGATGATGCGGGGAAAAAAGAGTGTGGCTTTCAAAATTTTTTATGATGCCATTGATGAGGTAGGAGAAAAGATGAAGGATACGGGGAAAACCCCTCTGGAAATCTGGAAGAAAGCCCTTGAAAACATTACCCCGCAGGTAGAAGTTAAGAGCCGCAGGGTAGGTGGAGCTACCTTTCAGGTACCGGTTGAAGTGCGCCCCGACCGGAAAATTTCCCTCAGCATAAAGAACATGATTGAGTTTGCCCGCAAAAGAGGTGGCAAATCCATGAAGGAAAAGCTGGCGGCCGAAATCATCGCGGCATACAATGAAGAAGGTGGTGCTTTCAAACGGAAAGAAGACATGCACAAAATGGCCGAAGCCAATAAAGCTTTTGCTCACTTCAGATTTTAA
- the rpsQ gene encoding 30S ribosomal protein S17 gives MEKRNLRKERVGVVVSNKMNKSVVVAVKRRVKHPKYGKFINKTTKLMAHDENNTCQVGDTVRIMETRPLSKNKCWRLVEIVEKVK, from the coding sequence ATGGAAAAGAGAAATTTACGCAAAGAACGCGTTGGTGTTGTAGTCAGCAACAAAATGAACAAGTCGGTTGTGGTGGCCGTCAAACGGAGGGTGAAACACCCGAAATACGGGAAATTCATCAATAAAACCACCAAGCTGATGGCTCACGATGAGAACAACACCTGCCAGGTGGGTGATACTGTCCGGATTATGGAAACCCGTCCGCTGAGCAAGAATAAATGCTGGAGATTAGTAGAAATTGTTGAAAAGGTTAAATAG
- the rplB gene encoding 50S ribosomal protein L2, with translation MAIKKFKPVTPGQRLKLIVSTEGLSKVEPEKSLLEPYRKSGGRNNSGKMTMRYIGGGHKKMYRIVDFKRDKDNMAGKVATIEYDPNRTGYIAKLVYEDGEKRYILAPEGLQVGQTLLSGPGVPPEIGNCLTLAEIPLGTIVHNIEMRPGQGGVIARSAGSYAQLLSREGKYATLKMPSGETRMVLAACRATVGAVSNSDHGIEKSGKAGRTRWLGRRPRTRGVAMNPVDHPMGGGEGRASGGHPRSRKGIKAKGYKTRKKKNPTSKYIIERRKK, from the coding sequence ATGGCAATAAAGAAGTTTAAGCCGGTTACTCCGGGTCAGCGATTGAAGCTGATTGTATCGACCGAAGGTCTCTCCAAGGTAGAGCCGGAAAAGTCGTTGCTTGAGCCGTACAGGAAAAGTGGCGGGCGCAACAATTCGGGGAAAATGACCATGCGCTATATCGGCGGCGGGCATAAGAAAATGTACCGGATTGTCGATTTCAAGCGCGATAAGGATAACATGGCCGGAAAGGTTGCAACCATTGAATATGATCCCAACCGGACAGGCTATATTGCCAAGCTGGTTTATGAAGACGGCGAAAAACGGTATATTCTTGCACCCGAAGGGTTGCAGGTGGGACAGACACTTCTATCCGGTCCGGGAGTACCTCCGGAAATTGGAAATTGCCTTACCCTGGCAGAAATTCCCCTCGGAACCATTGTGCACAATATTGAAATGAGGCCCGGACAGGGAGGAGTGATTGCACGAAGTGCCGGTTCTTATGCCCAGTTGCTTTCGCGTGAAGGGAAATACGCAACGCTGAAAATGCCTTCGGGTGAAACCCGTATGGTTCTTGCTGCCTGCAGGGCTACGGTGGGTGCCGTATCAAATTCAGATCACGGCATTGAAAAATCGGGTAAGGCAGGCCGCACACGCTGGCTGGGTCGGCGTCCGAGAACCCGTGGTGTTGCCATGAACCCGGTTGACCATCCCATGGGTGGTGGTGAAGGACGTGCTTCCGGAGGCCATCCGAGGTCACGGAAGGGTATCAAGGCCAAAGGCTACAAGACCCGTAAGAAAAAGAATCCGACCAGCAAATACATTATTGAACGCAGAAAAAAATAA
- the rpsC gene encoding 30S ribosomal protein S3: MGQKVNPISNRLGIIKGWDSNWYGGDDYAARILEDAKIREYLSARLAKASVSKIIIERTLKLITVTVNTARPGIIIGKGGQEVDKLKEELKKITKKEVQINIYEVKRPELDATIVANNIARQIEGKISYRRAVKMAIASTMRMGAEGIKVNVSGRLGGAEMARNETFKEGRIPLHTLRADIDYAVAEALTKVGQIGVKVWICNGEVYGRRDLSPNVGAKSPKPKGQSFRKKRK, from the coding sequence ATGGGACAGAAAGTAAATCCAATAAGCAACCGACTTGGAATCATTAAAGGATGGGATTCCAACTGGTATGGTGGTGACGATTACGCAGCACGTATTCTCGAAGATGCCAAAATCAGGGAATACCTGAGTGCCCGTCTTGCCAAAGCCAGTGTTTCGAAAATCATCATTGAACGGACGCTGAAACTTATCACGGTCACTGTCAATACAGCCCGTCCCGGTATAATTATCGGCAAAGGAGGACAGGAAGTGGACAAGCTGAAGGAAGAGCTGAAGAAAATAACCAAGAAGGAAGTGCAGATAAATATATATGAAGTTAAGCGGCCTGAACTGGATGCAACCATTGTAGCCAACAATATCGCCCGGCAGATTGAAGGGAAAATCTCTTACCGCCGTGCCGTAAAAATGGCTATAGCCTCCACCATGCGGATGGGTGCTGAAGGAATCAAGGTGAATGTATCGGGTCGTTTGGGGGGTGCCGAAATGGCCAGGAATGAGACCTTCAAGGAAGGAAGAATTCCTCTGCACACGCTCAGGGCAGATATTGATTATGCCGTGGCCGAAGCTCTTACCAAGGTGGGTCAGATTGGTGTGAAGGTATGGATCTGCAACGGAGAAGTTTACGGACGTCGCGATCTTTCGCCCAATGTCGGGGCCAAGAGTCCGAAACCCAAAGGACAGTCATTCAGAAAGAAACGGAAATAA
- the rplD gene encoding 50S ribosomal protein L4: MELNVLSITGKETGRKVVLDDAIFAIAPNDHAIYLDVKQYLAANRQGTHKAKERNEVSGSTRKIKRQKGTGGARAGGLRNPLFRHGGRIFGPVPRDYDFKLNKKVKKLARKSALAYKAKENAILVVEDFQLEVPKTKEFLKIQENLNLGNKKSLLVLNEPNKNIYLSSRNLPGSKVVTVSELNTYDIMNASALLFVESSLGKLQEIL; encoded by the coding sequence ATGGAACTGAATGTACTTTCAATTACAGGCAAGGAAACAGGGCGAAAAGTGGTTCTCGATGATGCCATTTTTGCCATTGCTCCAAATGACCATGCCATTTATCTGGATGTAAAACAATATCTTGCTGCGAACAGGCAGGGTACGCATAAAGCCAAGGAACGGAATGAAGTGAGCGGCAGTACCCGTAAAATCAAGCGGCAGAAAGGAACCGGCGGCGCCCGCGCAGGTGGTTTGCGTAACCCGCTTTTCCGCCACGGGGGTCGTATCTTCGGTCCTGTTCCCCGTGACTATGACTTCAAGCTGAACAAAAAGGTGAAAAAACTCGCCCGCAAATCAGCTCTTGCCTACAAAGCAAAAGAAAATGCCATCCTTGTGGTGGAAGATTTTCAGCTGGAAGTTCCTAAAACAAAGGAATTCCTTAAGATCCAGGAAAACCTGAATCTGGGCAATAAAAAATCGCTTCTGGTGCTCAACGAACCGAACAAAAATATATATTTGTCGTCTCGAAATTTGCCCGGGAGCAAGGTTGTAACAGTCTCAGAATTAAATACATACGATATAATGAATGCTTCAGCTTTGCTCTTTGTTGAGAGTTCGCTGGGCAAACTTCAGGAAATCCTATAA
- the rpmC gene encoding 50S ribosomal protein L29: protein MKKKSFIKEMSDKELRERIDAEKDVLRKLILNHAISPLDNPLKIRSTRRDIARMLTELSMRQNKK from the coding sequence ATGAAAAAGAAATCATTCATAAAGGAAATGTCCGATAAGGAACTAAGGGAACGCATCGATGCAGAAAAAGATGTGCTCCGGAAACTGATACTGAACCATGCTATCTCTCCGCTCGATAATCCTTTGAAAATAAGAAGCACGCGCAGGGATATCGCACGGATGCTCACGGAACTCAGTATGAGGCAAAACAAAAAGTAA
- a CDS encoding elongation factor G has product MKTYQTSQIKNIVLLGNAGSGKTILSEAMLFEGKMIDRRGSVEQKNTVSDFEPIEHETGSSVFSSLMYTEIADTKINILDTPGADDFIGNVVSSLHVADLGVMLLNAQNGVEVGTEIQARHLEDLKKPMMLVVNHVDHDKSNFEKTIEMAKERFGSHVTLFQFPVQEGPGFNSIVDLMLMKVLKYPAEGGQPEITDIPAELKGKAEELHNELIERAAENDEALMEIFFEKGTLTEEELMSGIRKGIIARGIFPLFCTAAKKNMGVGRLLQFIAKAAPSPSEMPAPKNSEGKEVPCDASAPASLFIFKSNIETHIGEILYFKVMSGKITEGSDYVNNNNQSKERLSQIFWVLGKNRTKVPELVAGDLGATVKLKNTRNNHTLTAPSVSFTFPAIKFPEPKYRTAIRPLNEGDEEKLGEALNRMHNDDPTILIEYSKELKQIIVYGQGEHHLNILKWHLDNEFKIPTEFLPPRIPYRETITKAAQADYRHKKQSGGAGQFGEVHMIIEPYVEGAPVPSVYKINGKEFKVSVRDTEEHDLPWGGKLVFHNCIVGGSIDARFMPAILKGIMEKMEEGPLTGSYARDIRICVYDGKMHPVDSNEISFKLAGRNAFKIAFKNAGPKILEPIYLVEIYVPSDRMGDVISDLQGRRGMVLGMGSERGFEKITAKVPLAEMNKYSTALSSLTGGRAMYTMRFSEYAPVPAEIQEQLLKAYEAEEKEE; this is encoded by the coding sequence ATGAAAACCTATCAGACATCTCAGATTAAGAATATTGTCCTTCTTGGTAATGCTGGTTCCGGCAAAACCATTCTGTCAGAAGCCATGCTGTTTGAAGGAAAAATGATAGACCGCAGAGGCAGTGTTGAACAGAAGAATACCGTTTCTGACTTTGAACCCATTGAACATGAAACGGGGTCATCTGTTTTCTCATCCCTGATGTACACCGAGATTGCGGATACCAAAATCAATATTCTCGACACACCCGGAGCCGACGATTTTATCGGGAATGTGGTTTCATCGCTTCATGTGGCCGACCTTGGGGTAATGCTTCTTAATGCCCAGAATGGTGTCGAAGTGGGGACAGAAATTCAGGCGCGCCACCTCGAAGACCTCAAGAAACCAATGATGCTGGTAGTTAACCATGTCGATCATGACAAATCCAATTTCGAGAAAACGATTGAAATGGCCAAAGAACGTTTCGGCAGCCATGTAACTCTTTTCCAGTTCCCTGTTCAGGAAGGGCCCGGATTTAACAGCATTGTTGATCTGATGCTGATGAAGGTACTCAAATATCCTGCCGAAGGAGGACAGCCTGAAATAACCGACATTCCTGCCGAACTGAAAGGAAAAGCAGAAGAACTGCACAACGAACTGATTGAGCGGGCCGCAGAAAATGATGAAGCACTCATGGAAATCTTTTTCGAAAAGGGAACTCTTACGGAAGAAGAACTGATGAGCGGCATACGAAAGGGAATTATAGCCCGTGGCATTTTCCCGCTCTTTTGCACTGCCGCCAAAAAGAACATGGGTGTGGGCCGTCTGCTTCAGTTTATCGCCAAAGCAGCTCCTTCTCCTTCCGAAATGCCCGCACCAAAAAACAGCGAAGGGAAGGAAGTCCCCTGTGATGCCAGTGCTCCCGCTTCTCTCTTTATTTTCAAAAGCAATATCGAAACCCATATCGGTGAAATCCTTTATTTTAAGGTGATGTCCGGAAAAATCACCGAAGGCTCTGACTATGTAAACAACAATAACCAGAGCAAAGAAAGACTTTCGCAGATTTTCTGGGTACTTGGGAAAAACCGCACTAAGGTGCCGGAACTCGTGGCCGGAGACCTCGGCGCTACCGTGAAACTGAAAAACACCCGCAATAACCACACTCTTACCGCTCCTTCCGTTTCATTCACTTTCCCTGCTATCAAATTCCCTGAACCCAAATACCGTACCGCCATTCGTCCCCTCAACGAAGGTGATGAAGAAAAACTGGGAGAAGCGCTTAACCGTATGCATAACGACGACCCGACGATCCTGATTGAATACTCCAAGGAACTGAAACAAATCATCGTCTACGGACAGGGTGAACACCACCTTAATATATTAAAGTGGCACCTCGATAACGAATTTAAGATACCTACCGAGTTTCTGCCGCCCCGTATTCCCTACCGGGAAACAATTACCAAGGCTGCACAGGCCGACTACCGCCACAAAAAACAATCGGGCGGCGCCGGTCAGTTTGGTGAAGTGCATATGATTATTGAACCCTATGTAGAAGGCGCTCCCGTTCCATCGGTTTATAAAATCAACGGCAAGGAATTCAAAGTAAGCGTGCGGGATACAGAAGAACATGACCTTCCCTGGGGCGGTAAACTGGTATTCCATAACTGCATAGTCGGAGGAAGCATTGATGCCCGCTTTATGCCGGCTATTCTGAAAGGAATTATGGAAAAAATGGAAGAAGGCCCTCTGACCGGTTCCTATGCCCGCGACATCAGAATCTGTGTATACGACGGGAAAATGCACCCGGTTGACTCCAATGAAATATCCTTCAAGCTTGCCGGAAGAAATGCCTTTAAAATTGCCTTCAAAAACGCAGGCCCCAAAATTCTCGAACCTATCTATCTTGTCGAAATTTATGTGCCTTCCGATCGTATGGGTGATGTGATCAGCGATCTGCAGGGCCGGCGTGGCATGGTGCTGGGCATGGGAAGTGAAAGAGGATTTGAAAAAATAACCGCTAAGGTTCCCCTGGCTGAAATGAACAAATATTCAACTGCCCTTTCCAGTCTTACCGGTGGCAGAGCCATGTACACCATGCGATTCTCGGAATATGCTCCTGTACCGGCCGAAATCCAGGAACAACTCCTGAAAGCCTACGAAGCAGAAGAGAAAGAAGAGTAA
- a CDS encoding 30S ribosomal protein S12, with protein sequence MPTIQQLVRKGRAKLEEKSKAPAMKSCPQRRGVCTRVYTTTPKKPNSAMRKVARVRLTDGMEVTAYIPGEGHNLQEHSIVLIRGGRVKDLPGVRYHIIRGTLDASGVEGRGKRRSVYGTKKPKAKK encoded by the coding sequence ATGCCAACAATACAGCAATTAGTGAGAAAAGGCAGAGCAAAGCTGGAAGAAAAGAGCAAGGCTCCGGCCATGAAGTCCTGTCCGCAACGCAGGGGTGTGTGTACACGTGTTTATACTACTACGCCCAAAAAACCGAATTCGGCTATGCGGAAGGTGGCCCGTGTGCGTCTGACGGATGGAATGGAAGTAACTGCCTATATTCCCGGGGAAGGACATAACCTTCAGGAACACTCGATCGTCCTTATCAGAGGAGGCCGTGTGAAAGATCTTCCCGGTGTGCGTTATCACATCATCCGTGGAACGCTCGATGCTTCCGGTGTTGAAGGACGCGGAAAACGCCGCTCGGTTTACGGAACCAAGAAACCTAAGGCTAAAAAATAA
- the rplC gene encoding 50S ribosomal protein L3, with protein MPGIIGKKLGMTSVFTDDGKQVPCTIIQAGPCVITQIKTVERDGYKALQLAFDDAKEKNTPKAMVGHFKKAGTTPKRKVLELKGFVLPWKVGDVITVDYFKNDNFVDIAAISKGKGFQGVVKRHHFKGVGEVTHGQHDRLRAPGSVGASSFPSRVLKGLRMAGRTGGKRVKVLNLEIVKILSEQNIMLVKGAVPGSKGSYVTIYSPERE; from the coding sequence ATGCCAGGAATTATAGGGAAAAAATTGGGGATGACCTCGGTATTTACGGATGATGGAAAGCAGGTACCCTGCACCATTATTCAGGCAGGTCCCTGTGTAATTACCCAGATAAAGACCGTCGAAAGGGATGGTTATAAGGCATTGCAGCTGGCTTTTGATGATGCCAAGGAAAAGAATACTCCCAAAGCCATGGTGGGCCATTTTAAAAAGGCCGGAACCACACCGAAGCGCAAGGTATTGGAGCTTAAAGGGTTCGTTCTTCCATGGAAAGTCGGTGATGTTATAACCGTCGACTATTTTAAGAATGACAACTTTGTTGATATTGCTGCCATTTCGAAAGGCAAAGGTTTTCAGGGAGTAGTAAAAAGGCATCATTTTAAAGGAGTAGGCGAAGTTACCCACGGACAGCACGACCGGCTCAGAGCTCCGGGCTCCGTTGGAGCTTCTTCATTCCCGTCCCGTGTACTTAAAGGTCTTCGTATGGCAGGCCGAACCGGAGGCAAGCGGGTGAAGGTTCTGAACCTTGAGATCGTCAAAATCCTTTCCGAGCAGAACATTATGCTCGTAAAAGGCGCAGTGCCCGGCTCAAAAGGATCGTATGTAACAATATACAGCCCCGAAAGGGAATAA
- the fusA gene encoding elongation factor G produces the protein MKEELKYTRNIGIMAHIDAGKTTTTERILYYTGVNYKMGEVHDGNATMDWMVQEQERGITITAAATTCYWKYRDQNYKINIIDTPGHVDFTVEVERSLRVLDGAIAVFCAVGGVEPQSETVWRQADKYHVPRIAFINKMDRPGADFFGVVQQMKTKLHANAVPVQIPIGSEDSFTGLVDLIERKAIVWFDDEKIGTRYEKFDVPEDMVELTEEWREKLIESLAEVDDHLLERYLEDHASITEEEILSAVRKAVISRKIVPVMCGAAFKNKGIQRLLDGIVAFLPSPLDIGSVQGVHPDTGEEIRREPDEKAPLTALAFKIATDPYVGRLVYVRVYSGRIDSGTQVFNPRTGRKERISRIYQMHANKQNPRDFIEAGDICGVVGLKDIKTGDTLCESSHPIILESMEFPEPVIGVAIEPKTQGDMDKLAIALSKLTEEDPTFRVTYDEDSGQTIISGMGELHLDILLDRLRREFGVECNQGSPQVAYKEAITATVEHREVFKKQTGGRGKFADIYVRISPPDPGEKGLQFIDSVRGGNVPKEYIPAVKKGFEEAMRNGPLAGYPLEGLKVELLDGSYHPVDSDSLSFEIAARQAFRKAAAEAKPVLLEPIMSLEVVTPEEYMGDIIGDLNRRRGQVEGMETRAGARVIKAKVPLAEQFGYVTVLRTLSSGRAASTMEFHSYAPVPAELSKEILENYHGKKLAFA, from the coding sequence ATGAAAGAAGAGCTTAAATATACCAGGAACATCGGGATTATGGCCCATATCGACGCCGGTAAAACGACGACGACCGAAAGGATTTTGTATTATACCGGCGTCAATTACAAAATGGGCGAGGTGCATGACGGGAATGCCACGATGGACTGGATGGTGCAGGAACAGGAGAGAGGAATTACCATTACGGCTGCAGCAACCACCTGTTACTGGAAGTACAGGGATCAGAACTATAAGATCAATATTATCGATACACCGGGTCACGTTGATTTTACCGTTGAGGTAGAACGTTCCCTGCGTGTTCTTGACGGAGCCATTGCCGTTTTCTGTGCCGTGGGAGGTGTAGAACCCCAGAGCGAAACCGTATGGCGGCAGGCCGATAAATACCATGTGCCACGCATTGCCTTTATAAACAAGATGGACCGGCCGGGTGCCGATTTCTTTGGCGTGGTGCAGCAAATGAAGACAAAACTCCATGCCAATGCAGTACCCGTCCAGATTCCCATAGGATCGGAAGATTCTTTTACCGGACTGGTCGATCTGATTGAACGGAAGGCAATTGTTTGGTTCGATGACGAAAAGATCGGAACCCGCTACGAAAAATTTGACGTGCCGGAAGATATGGTCGAACTGACCGAAGAATGGCGCGAAAAGCTGATTGAAAGCCTGGCCGAAGTTGACGATCACCTTCTGGAAAGGTACCTCGAAGACCATGCTTCCATTACGGAAGAAGAAATACTGTCAGCTGTCCGTAAAGCAGTAATCAGCCGGAAAATTGTGCCGGTGATGTGCGGTGCTGCTTTTAAGAATAAAGGAATACAACGTCTGCTGGATGGCATAGTTGCCTTTTTGCCCAGTCCTCTCGATATTGGATCTGTGCAGGGTGTGCATCCCGATACAGGGGAAGAAATCCGGAGAGAACCTGATGAAAAGGCCCCGCTTACAGCTCTTGCGTTCAAAATCGCAACCGATCCTTATGTGGGCCGGCTTGTGTATGTCAGGGTCTATTCAGGACGCATCGATTCAGGCACCCAGGTGTTTAATCCCCGTACCGGACGAAAAGAGCGCATTTCCCGCATTTACCAGATGCATGCCAACAAACAGAATCCGCGCGACTTCATCGAAGCCGGAGATATTTGCGGGGTGGTAGGCCTTAAAGACATCAAAACGGGAGATACCCTTTGCGAAAGTTCCCATCCCATCATTCTTGAATCGATGGAATTCCCCGAGCCGGTAATTGGTGTTGCCATTGAACCCAAAACACAGGGCGACATGGACAAACTGGCTATCGCCCTGAGCAAGCTCACCGAAGAAGACCCGACCTTCCGTGTTACCTATGACGAAGATTCAGGGCAGACCATCATCAGTGGTATGGGAGAACTGCACCTCGATATTCTTCTTGACAGATTGCGCCGCGAGTTTGGTGTGGAATGCAACCAGGGATCTCCTCAGGTTGCCTATAAAGAAGCCATCACCGCAACGGTTGAACACAGGGAGGTGTTCAAGAAACAAACCGGGGGCAGGGGCAAATTCGCTGATATTTATGTACGCATATCTCCTCCCGATCCGGGTGAAAAAGGATTGCAGTTTATCGACAGCGTTAGGGGAGGAAATGTTCCGAAAGAATATATTCCGGCGGTTAAGAAAGGCTTTGAGGAAGCGATGCGCAACGGTCCGCTGGCCGGCTATCCGCTTGAAGGGCTTAAGGTGGAACTGCTCGATGGTTCGTACCATCCGGTTGATTCAGACAGCCTGTCCTTTGAGATTGCAGCCCGTCAGGCTTTCCGCAAGGCAGCAGCGGAAGCCAAACCTGTTCTGCTCGAACCGATTATGTCGCTTGAAGTTGTAACTCCGGAAGAATATATGGGAGATATTATTGGCGACCTTAACCGCAGACGTGGCCAGGTTGAAGGTATGGAAACCCGGGCCGGTGCCCGTGTTATCAAGGCAAAAGTGCCTCTGGCAGAACAATTCGGTTATGTTACCGTTCTGCGGACCCTCTCCTCAGGACGCGCCGCCTCTACCATGGAATTTCACAGTTACGCCCCGGTCCCGGCTGAACTGTCGAAAGAAATTCTGGAAAATTATCACGGAAAGAAACTTGCATTTGCATAA
- the rpsS gene encoding 30S ribosomal protein S19 — protein sequence MSRSLKKGPFIDVKLERKVLKMNESGKKSVIKTWARASVISPDFVGHTIAVHNGNKFIPVYITENMVGHRLGEFAPTRTFRGHSGSKAKNA from the coding sequence ATGAGCAGATCCCTTAAAAAAGGTCCGTTTATTGACGTTAAACTCGAGAGAAAAGTTCTGAAAATGAACGAGTCGGGCAAGAAATCGGTCATCAAGACCTGGGCCCGGGCATCAGTTATTTCTCCCGATTTTGTGGGACATACTATTGCCGTACACAATGGCAACAAGTTCATTCCGGTGTACATTACCGAGAACATGGTAGGCCACCGGCTTGGAGAATTTGCTCCCACACGGACGTTCAGGGGGCACAGTGGAAGTAAGGCTAAAAATGCTTAA